A single region of the Anaerolineales bacterium genome encodes:
- the ruvB gene encoding Holliday junction branch migration DNA helicase RuvB, protein MTDNRLLSPKRRPDDQDQNLRPQTLAQVIGQERVVENLKILVGAAQTRKETLDHILFYGPPGIGKTTLSNVMGKEMGVNVRPTAGPAVERAGDLAAILTHLREGDILFIDEIHRLGKAVAEILYPAMEDFVLDLVVGKGPAAKNVRLNLPKFTVIGATTRLALLTSALRSRFGAIYRLDFYGAEAMRLIVTRAAETLKIPIEEAGAVEIANRARGTPRIALRLLKRVRDYAQVRGKGVVTQTMADDALALLNVDKLGLDDIDRRVLLAIIDKGGGPVGLETVAASISEESDTIMDVCEPYLIQLGFLDRTPRGRMVTKRAYAHLGLPYDGADDDTGQPPLF, encoded by the coding sequence ATGACCGATAATCGCCTCCTCAGCCCCAAACGCCGCCCCGACGATCAGGATCAGAACCTTCGTCCCCAGACGCTTGCCCAAGTGATTGGGCAAGAACGGGTAGTGGAAAATCTGAAAATTCTTGTTGGGGCGGCACAAACGCGGAAGGAAACGCTCGATCACATCCTTTTTTACGGACCGCCCGGCATTGGCAAGACGACGCTTTCCAATGTGATGGGCAAAGAGATGGGTGTGAACGTCCGCCCGACGGCGGGTCCGGCGGTGGAACGGGCGGGTGACCTCGCCGCCATTCTTACCCACCTGCGCGAAGGGGACATTCTGTTCATCGATGAAATTCATCGCTTGGGCAAGGCGGTTGCCGAGATTCTCTATCCGGCGATGGAAGATTTCGTCCTCGATCTTGTTGTGGGGAAGGGTCCCGCCGCGAAAAACGTCCGGCTAAACCTTCCCAAATTCACCGTGATCGGGGCGACGACGCGCTTGGCGCTGCTCACCTCGGCGCTGCGTTCGCGCTTTGGGGCAATCTACCGCCTCGATTTTTACGGGGCGGAAGCAATGCGCCTGATTGTCACCCGCGCTGCCGAAACGCTGAAGATTCCCATTGAGGAGGCCGGCGCGGTGGAGATTGCCAACCGTGCGCGGGGAACGCCGCGTATTGCGCTGCGGCTGCTCAAGCGCGTCCGCGATTACGCTCAGGTGCGCGGTAAGGGGGTGGTCACCCAGACTATGGCAGATGATGCTCTCGCCCTGCTCAACGTGGACAAACTAGGGCTGGATGACATTGATCGCCGTGTCCTGTTGGCGATCATTGATAAAGGCGGCGGTCCCGTCGGTTTGGAGACTGTCGCCGCCTCAATCAGCGAGGAGTCCGATACGATCATGGATGTCTGCGAACCGTATCTGATTCAATTAGGGTTTCTAGATCGCACCCCACGTGGGCGGATGGTTACGAAACGTGCCTACGCCCATCTGGGGCTTCCTTACGACGGCGCAGACGACGACACAGGACAGCCCCCGTTGTTTTAG
- a CDS encoding mechanosensitive ion channel family protein, whose protein sequence is MLLDNIPFLQGLPPELREFVVRLLLALLALLITFALRRLLTALIIRPFRRRAERTASTLDDQILNIFTAPVQWFILAAGILLAVTLLGVDRERDRVINPILNSVVIIAIAIACYRAVTIVSLSGQRLNDLIGVSIEERLVPFVRVALRFVIIILTTTIVLQAWGYNVDTLVAGLGIGSIGVSLAAQDTIGNLFGFASIVTDRPFVVGDTIEVGGDEGVIEHVGLRSSILRKSDQSRVIIPNGVLAKSTITNWSRLNKRQIEMTITLKAGVTSDQITKITRTLRDMFLSRPKIEPTSVTVLLSDVASASVKLHIVAYFFIRENMEFLREQDQINRRIMDILAGIVV, encoded by the coding sequence ATGCTCCTCGACAACATTCCATTTTTACAGGGGTTGCCCCCCGAACTGCGCGAATTCGTCGTCCGCTTGCTGCTGGCGCTTTTGGCGCTGTTGATCACCTTTGCCCTGCGGCGCTTGCTGACGGCGCTGATCATCCGCCCCTTTCGGCGGCGGGCGGAACGGACTGCCTCTACGCTGGACGATCAAATTTTGAACATCTTCACCGCGCCGGTTCAGTGGTTCATCCTTGCCGCGGGGATTCTTCTGGCGGTGACGCTCCTCGGCGTGGATCGCGAGCGCGATAGGGTGATCAACCCGATCTTGAACAGTGTCGTGATCATTGCCATTGCCATTGCCTGTTACCGCGCCGTCACCATCGTCTCGCTCTCTGGGCAGCGCCTCAATGATTTGATCGGCGTCTCCATTGAGGAACGCCTTGTCCCCTTCGTGCGGGTGGCGCTCCGCTTTGTGATCATCATCCTGACGACGACGATTGTCTTGCAGGCGTGGGGCTACAATGTCGATACGCTGGTGGCGGGGTTGGGCATCGGCTCAATCGGTGTTTCCCTTGCCGCCCAAGACACCATCGGCAACCTCTTTGGCTTCGCCAGCATCGTCACAGACCGCCCCTTTGTCGTGGGCGATACGATTGAGGTCGGCGGCGATGAGGGCGTCATAGAACATGTCGGGCTGCGCTCCTCGATCTTGCGCAAAAGCGATCAATCGCGGGTGATCATCCCCAACGGCGTCCTTGCTAAATCCACCATCACGAATTGGTCGCGGCTGAACAAACGCCAGATCGAAATGACAATCACTTTGAAGGCAGGCGTCACCAGCGACCAGATCACAAAAATCACCCGCACCCTGCGCGATATGTTCCTCAGCCGCCCCAAAATTGAGCCGACCTCCGTTACCGTCCTACTCTCCGATGTGGCAAGTGCCAGTGTCAAGCTCCATATCGTGGCGTATTTCTTCATCCGCGAAAACATGGAATTTCTCCGTGAGCAAGACCAGATCAACCGCCGCATCATGGACATTTTGGCGGGGATTGTCGTCTGA
- a CDS encoding FHA domain-containing protein, which translates to MTVEIILIVLRIAGALALIAFLSALFALLWRDMRLTAREVESRTQKRGRLVILTSEDATMPPGVIFPLLPLTRLGRAPTNTIRLSDSGTSSEHAILTLRGGQWWLEDRKSRNGTLLNGHPVLEPVVVTTGDVIGVGLVTLRLELE; encoded by the coding sequence ATGACGGTTGAGATTATCCTGATCGTCTTGCGCATTGCCGGGGCGCTGGCGCTGATCGCTTTTTTATCAGCGCTGTTCGCCCTTCTGTGGCGGGATATGCGCCTGACCGCCCGCGAGGTGGAAAGCCGCACCCAGAAGCGCGGGCGCTTGGTGATCCTCACCTCAGAAGATGCCACTATGCCCCCTGGCGTAATTTTTCCCCTGCTGCCGCTCACCCGCTTGGGACGCGCCCCCACAAACACCATCCGGCTGAGCGATTCCGGCACAAGCAGCGAACATGCTATCCTTACCCTACGGGGGGGACAGTGGTGGTTGGAAGACCGCAAAAGCCGCAACGGGACTCTGCTGAACGGGCATCCGGTGCTAGAACCCGTCGTCGTCACAACGGGAGATGTGATCGGCGTTGGCTTGGTAACTTTGCGCCTTGAACTAGAATGA
- a CDS encoding tetratricopeptide repeat protein produces the protein MQNRWRIILLGIGSLFLVAVLGTVVVFPILFRGLSESDQHRIVRRLPFLEFLLPPTLDVEGILPTVNAPTIDPAALLRTLAVPSPTFTLAASATLPASATPTPTTPPTHTPSPTPSAIPPTLPAATTPASAATTPPITPVATVAVLPTETPTDRPTEPPSMTPPPTETPTLTYTPSVTPTLGMLVVLATYTPAESGMLPTATPTPPGIITATPFPTFPATNTPAASATPTLTPLSPTLLPTNTPFPVPASHRLAGRLSHEPQLWNNCGPANLVQAMRYYGWREGQYEVASFLKPNTNDKNVSLWEMERYVNSRTNLRAKHRAAGNLDLLREFVARDLAVIVETGFYDPDEPEKGWIGHYLTISGYDNRINLIWTMDTLRQETSENFARMDELWSHFNRQYLVIYPLEREAEVADILGPDADPAYNAQNALNIASAAAEQNPSSPFAWFNIGTSLTVLGRYAEAAQAYDVAYTVQGMEGIPYRMMWYQFEPFIAYYNARRFDFALALINATITTSKDNVEEMFYYRGLINASLGDTANALADLQTAAALNPNFSPALAAFNQIQSGTFQPPAGG, from the coding sequence GTGCAGAATCGGTGGCGAATCATCCTTTTAGGTATTGGTAGTCTGTTTCTCGTGGCAGTATTAGGGACGGTGGTTGTCTTTCCAATCCTCTTTCGAGGGCTTTCCGAAAGCGATCAGCATCGCATTGTGCGGCGGCTGCCCTTTTTGGAATTTCTTCTGCCGCCCACGCTTGATGTTGAAGGGATTCTGCCCACCGTCAATGCCCCAACGATTGATCCAGCCGCCCTGCTGAGGACCCTCGCCGTCCCCTCCCCCACCTTCACACTGGCTGCCTCGGCAACCTTGCCCGCTTCCGCCACGCCAACGCCAACGACCCCGCCCACCCATACGCCTTCGCCAACGCCAAGCGCCATCCCGCCGACCCTCCCCGCGGCAACGACTCCCGCTTCGGCAGCGACAACCCCACCGATAACACCGGTAGCGACAGTGGCGGTTTTGCCCACCGAAACGCCGACGGATCGCCCCACCGAGCCGCCTAGCATGACGCCACCCCCTACCGAGACACCAACTCTGACCTACACGCCAAGCGTGACGCCCACCTTAGGGATGTTGGTCGTTTTGGCGACGTATACACCCGCCGAATCGGGGATGCTCCCTACGGCGACGCCCACCCCGCCGGGAATCATCACGGCGACGCCTTTTCCCACCTTTCCGGCGACGAACACGCCAGCAGCAAGCGCCACCCCCACGCTGACTCCGCTGTCGCCCACCCTGCTGCCGACGAACACGCCCTTTCCTGTCCCCGCCAGCCACCGCCTGGCGGGGCGCTTGAGCCACGAGCCGCAGCTATGGAACAACTGCGGTCCGGCGAATCTGGTTCAGGCAATGCGCTATTACGGCTGGCGGGAAGGGCAGTACGAAGTTGCCTCCTTCCTCAAGCCGAACACAAACGATAAAAATGTCAGCCTGTGGGAGATGGAACGCTATGTGAACAGCCGGACGAACCTACGGGCAAAGCATCGCGCAGCGGGCAATCTCGATCTACTGCGCGAGTTTGTCGCCCGCGACCTTGCGGTGATCGTGGAAACGGGTTTTTACGACCCCGATGAACCGGAAAAAGGTTGGATCGGGCATTACCTGACGATCTCCGGCTACGACAACCGGATCAACCTGATTTGGACGATGGACACGCTGCGGCAGGAAACCAGCGAGAACTTTGCCCGCATGGACGAATTGTGGAGTCACTTCAACCGCCAATACCTCGTCATCTACCCACTGGAGCGTGAGGCAGAGGTGGCTGATATTCTCGGTCCCGACGCCGATCCTGCTTACAACGCGCAAAACGCCTTGAATATCGCCAGTGCCGCCGCCGAACAAAACCCATCGAGTCCCTTTGCATGGTTCAATATCGGGACGAGTTTGACCGTCTTGGGGCGTTATGCCGAGGCAGCACAGGCATACGATGTGGCATACACCGTGCAGGGCATGGAGGGCATCCCTTACCGGATGATGTGGTATCAGTTTGAACCATTCATTGCCTATTACAACGCCCGCCGCTTCGATTTCGCCCTCGCCCTGATCAATGCGACGATCACGACCTCCAAAGACAATGTGGAGGAGATGTTTTACTATCGGGGCTTGATCAATGCCTCGCTAGGGGATACGGCGAACGCGCTTGCCGATCTGCAAACGGCAGCGGCGCTGAACCCGAACTTTTCTCCGGCACTCGCCGCCTTTAACCAGATTCAAAGCGGGACGTTCCAGCCGCCAGCAGGGGGATAG
- a CDS encoding flippase-like domain-containing protein: MGTTGTMGMLWGKYRRPLLIGVGLGAAAFVAVLLLSDVSQLVRYATAFPWLIMIPVLALRVGNWALRFLKWHFYLGLVGVPNIRVGDSAAVFLMGFPLAISPGKAAEVLKSFVLHSLTGTPIAQTLPVVAAERLSDGMAVLILIAWSLLSLADSAYWSVVFIPLALMVIGISILQIRPLCRWILHRLTAAPLIGRFAHSFEVFYESSYQIVRLRSLVVAVGLGTLANLLDGVGVYLILVGIGQPPTATTFFQALLVISLSVVAGSLSGMPGAIGASDLTITGSLQRLIGLGVAQAGFATLVIRVVQLWFGVFVGAAVTYLARGRLFTAKATGQEQGAITPPAPRRSAPLEGQTQP, encoded by the coding sequence ATGGGTACAACGGGTACGATGGGTATGTTGTGGGGGAAGTACCGCCGCCCCTTGTTGATCGGTGTGGGGTTGGGGGCGGCTGCCTTCGTCGCCGTGCTGCTGCTGAGCGATGTGTCCCAATTGGTGCGCTATGCCACCGCCTTCCCCTGGCTGATTATGATTCCGGTTTTGGCGCTGCGGGTGGGGAATTGGGCGCTGCGCTTCCTGAAATGGCATTTCTATCTCGGGTTGGTCGGCGTGCCAAACATTCGGGTGGGCGATAGCGCGGCAGTCTTCCTCATGGGCTTTCCGCTGGCGATCAGTCCGGGCAAGGCGGCGGAAGTCCTGAAAAGTTTCGTCTTGCACAGTCTGACGGGGACGCCCATTGCCCAAACGCTCCCCGTTGTGGCGGCGGAACGACTCTCCGATGGGATGGCGGTTTTGATCCTGATCGCCTGGAGCTTGCTCAGCCTTGCCGACAGCGCCTATTGGAGCGTCGTGTTCATCCCGCTGGCGCTCATGGTGATAGGGATCAGCATCCTCCAAATCCGCCCACTCTGTCGGTGGATTCTACACCGCTTGACAGCCGCCCCCCTGATCGGGCGCTTTGCCCATAGTTTCGAGGTCTTTTACGAGAGCAGCTACCAGATAGTCCGGCTGCGGAGTTTGGTTGTTGCCGTTGGCTTGGGGACGCTGGCAAATCTCTTGGATGGCGTTGGCGTTTACCTGATCCTGGTGGGGATCGGTCAACCGCCCACCGCGACGACTTTTTTTCAGGCGCTGTTGGTGATCAGCCTCTCTGTCGTTGCCGGATCGCTCTCTGGGATGCCCGGCGCAATTGGCGCATCTGACTTGACGATTACCGGATCGCTTCAGCGCTTGATCGGGTTGGGGGTGGCGCAGGCGGGCTTTGCCACGCTGGTGATTCGCGTTGTCCAGTTGTGGTTTGGGGTGTTCGTTGGGGCGGCAGTCACCTATCTGGCGCGGGGACGGTTGTTCACGGCGAAGGCGACGGGGCAGGAACAGGGCGCGATCACCCCCCCCGCACCCAGGCGATCAGCGCCTCTTGAAGGGCAGACTCAGCCGTGA
- a CDS encoding aspartate ammonia-lyase, with protein sequence MSATRIEKDSLGELHVPADAYYGVQTQRAVNNFPISGLKPYRAFIWSMAAIKRAAAQVNSDLGLLDKKLAEAIMQAAAEVMEGKLNDQFVVDPFQAGAGTSHNMNTNEVIAARANEILGYSLSQDAKEKPVRSNDHVNMAQSTNDTIPTAIRVGSLWRLPDLIASLKGLQDALQAKAVEFDGIVKSGRTHLQDAVPVRLGQEFAAYAKAVERNIEKVKAAAEGLKRLGIGGTATGTGLNAHPEYHARMTAKLSEFVGMPLQTSDDLFESMQSMGDAVFFSAALRNVAQDLTRIANDFRLLSSGPSTGLDEIRLAPVQPGSSIMPGKVNPVLAEMLNMAMFYIMGNDLTVMLAGQAGQLELNVMMPIIAHCLFQSMDVMIGAVNAFSAKCVAKVEANPAKATGWLAKNAILATALNPIIGYEKGAEVVKIAMKENKGIVEVVVEKGYMTREDAEKALDPTALTHGGLTDTPAAG encoded by the coding sequence ATGTCAGCGACGCGCATTGAAAAAGATTCCCTCGGTGAACTGCATGTGCCAGCCGATGCCTATTACGGCGTTCAAACGCAGCGTGCCGTGAATAATTTTCCCATCAGCGGGTTGAAGCCTTACCGTGCCTTTATTTGGTCGATGGCGGCAATCAAGCGGGCGGCAGCACAGGTCAACAGCGATCTGGGCTTGCTCGATAAGAAACTTGCCGAGGCGATCATGCAGGCGGCGGCGGAAGTGATGGAAGGCAAACTGAACGATCAATTCGTTGTCGATCCCTTCCAAGCCGGCGCAGGCACCAGCCACAACATGAACACGAACGAGGTGATCGCCGCCCGCGCCAACGAAATCCTCGGCTATTCGCTCTCGCAAGATGCGAAAGAAAAGCCCGTCCGCTCCAACGACCATGTGAACATGGCGCAAAGCACGAACGACACGATCCCGACGGCGATTCGGGTGGGCAGCCTGTGGCGCTTGCCAGACCTGATCGCCTCGCTAAAGGGGCTGCAAGACGCGCTTCAGGCGAAGGCGGTGGAATTTGATGGCATTGTCAAAAGCGGGCGCACGCACCTTCAGGATGCCGTTCCCGTTCGTCTAGGGCAGGAATTCGCCGCCTACGCTAAAGCCGTTGAACGGAACATTGAGAAGGTGAAGGCGGCGGCAGAAGGGCTGAAACGATTGGGCATTGGCGGCACGGCGACAGGGACGGGGCTGAACGCCCATCCTGAATATCATGCCCGCATGACGGCGAAACTGAGCGAGTTTGTGGGAATGCCTCTCCAAACTAGCGACGACCTCTTTGAATCGATGCAGAGCATGGGCGACGCCGTGTTTTTCTCTGCCGCCTTGCGCAACGTGGCGCAAGACCTCACCCGCATCGCCAACGATTTTCGGCTGCTCTCGTCGGGTCCCTCTACAGGCTTGGATGAGATTCGCCTCGCGCCCGTCCAACCGGGATCATCGATCATGCCGGGGAAGGTGAACCCCGTCCTTGCCGAGATGCTGAACATGGCAATGTTCTACATCATGGGCAACGATCTCACCGTCATGTTGGCGGGGCAGGCTGGACAGCTTGAACTCAACGTGATGATGCCGATCATCGCCCACTGCTTGTTTCAATCGATGGATGTCATGATCGGCGCGGTGAACGCTTTTAGCGCGAAGTGCGTGGCAAAGGTGGAGGCGAATCCGGCAAAGGCGACGGGTTGGCTGGCGAAAAATGCCATTCTCGCCACAGCGCTCAACCCGATCATCGGCTACGAGAAGGGCGCCGAGGTCGTCAAGATTGCCATGAAGGAAAACAAGGGCATTGTTGAGGTCGTCGTGGAAAAGGGTTACATGACCCGCGAAGATGCGGAGAAGGCGCTTGACCCAACGGCGCTGACGCATGGCGGGCTGACGGATACCCCCGCTGCGGGCTAA
- the rpmF gene encoding 50S ribosomal protein L32, producing the protein MPKRKLSKTSKRKRRTHDRLDLPHLVVCPNCGEYTLAHRVCKHCGYYKGDQVVEMKSESK; encoded by the coding sequence CTGCCGAAGCGCAAACTTTCCAAGACCAGCAAACGCAAGCGCCGGACGCATGATCGGCTCGACCTGCCGCATTTGGTCGTCTGCCCGAACTGCGGGGAATATACATTGGCGCACCGTGTTTGCAAACACTGTGGGTACTACAAGGGCGATCAGGTTGTGGAGATGAAGTCGGAGTCGAAGTAA
- a CDS encoding GNAT family N-acetyltransferase, protein MPTSSTMPTVRYREASAHDLPTILNILTELELRPEHVMEGKSRYWIAELPSGEMIGVIGMEYTPNAALLRSAGIRPAYQRQGIGERLTFIVISACAEINIPVIYTFSTDAQDYWQRRGFRRVGVDEVVEALPDAPQVHLFRRLGWLPTEVAWRLDLETRDESAESAE, encoded by the coding sequence ATGCCCACATCATCTACCATGCCTACCGTTCGCTACCGCGAGGCGTCTGCCCACGACCTACCCACCATTTTGAATATCCTCACCGAGCTTGAACTACGCCCCGAACATGTCATGGAGGGCAAGTCACGCTATTGGATCGCAGAGTTACCCTCTGGGGAGATGATCGGCGTCATTGGTATGGAATATACTCCTAACGCCGCGCTCTTGCGCAGCGCTGGAATTCGCCCTGCCTACCAGCGCCAAGGCATTGGCGAACGGCTGACCTTCATCGTCATTAGCGCCTGTGCCGAGATCAATATTCCGGTGATCTATACCTTTAGCACCGATGCCCAAGATTATTGGCAGCGACGCGGCTTTCGGCGGGTGGGGGTGGATGAGGTTGTCGAAGCGCTCCCCGACGCCCCCCAAGTTCACCTCTTTCGGCGTTTAGGCTGGCTGCCAACAGAAGTGGCGTGGCGGCTTGATCTGGAGACGCGAGACGAGTCCGCTGAGTCTGCCGAGTGA
- a CDS encoding superoxide dismutase, with the protein MPKFELAPLPYDAASLEPHIDAQTMTIHHGKHHAAYVNNLNGAAEKHPELFEKSAEALIKDLNAVPEDVRTVVRNNAGGHVNHTFFWALMSGTPGAISTELSAAIDSTFGSMDAFKEAFQKAAIGRFGSGWAWLVVDGGALKIVSTPNQDNPLMDGQKPILGVDVWEHAYYLKYQNRRADYLTAWWNVVDWATVSKFYAAVK; encoded by the coding sequence ATGCCGAAATTTGAACTTGCGCCGCTGCCTTACGATGCCGCGTCGCTTGAGCCGCACATCGACGCCCAGACGATGACCATTCATCATGGCAAGCACCACGCCGCCTATGTGAACAACCTGAACGGCGCTGCTGAAAAACACCCCGAACTCTTTGAAAAAAGCGCCGAAGCTCTGATCAAAGACCTGAACGCCGTCCCCGAAGATGTGCGGACTGTGGTTCGCAACAACGCCGGTGGGCATGTGAACCACACCTTTTTTTGGGCGCTCATGTCGGGGACGCCCGGGGCGATTAGCACCGAACTGAGCGCCGCCATTGACAGCACCTTTGGCTCGATGGATGCCTTCAAAGAGGCGTTCCAGAAGGCGGCAATCGGGCGCTTTGGGTCGGGTTGGGCGTGGCTGGTTGTCGATGGCGGGGCGCTGAAGATCGTCAGCACGCCGAATCAAGACAACCCACTGATGGATGGGCAAAAGCCGATCCTCGGTGTGGACGTGTGGGAACACGCCTACTACTTGAAATATCAGAACCGCCGCGCCGATTACCTTACCGCGTGGTGGAACGTTGTCGATTGGGCAACCGTAAGCAAATTCTACGCCGCCGTTAAGTAA
- a CDS encoding DUF3662 domain-containing protein has product MSHLSHLEQRLQTLIEGGFARLFSACLHPAEVAAQLAHQMDESAERTADGAIIAPHSYTVYLHPDDWNALTATEPDLPSLLAKSITELARRAGLHLRKPPAVQLLTDLTLPRRSFRAAVCHEEPTHSTQQIVLPGAAFNNPPPQKIKTAFVIYQGVHHPLNRPVTTIGRRRDNHLVLDDPRISRSHAQIRERFGSYSLFDAGSTSGTYVNGYRITECVLKPGDVISLGAVQLVYIEDDAPSQADGAFSDTQVRPMTLPPKKDIPEGS; this is encoded by the coding sequence ATGAGTCATCTCTCCCATCTGGAACAACGCCTTCAGACGTTGATTGAGGGTGGTTTTGCCCGTCTTTTTAGCGCCTGCCTTCATCCGGCAGAGGTGGCGGCACAGCTTGCCCACCAGATGGATGAGAGCGCCGAACGCACGGCGGATGGGGCGATCATTGCCCCCCACAGCTACACCGTTTACCTTCATCCCGATGATTGGAACGCCCTCACCGCCACTGAGCCTGACTTACCATCGCTTTTGGCGAAAAGTATCACCGAACTCGCCCGCCGCGCCGGGCTGCACCTGCGCAAGCCCCCTGCCGTCCAACTACTGACCGACCTAACCCTCCCCCGCCGTTCGTTTCGGGCGGCGGTCTGCCATGAAGAACCCACCCATTCCACACAACAAATCGTCCTCCCCGGTGCTGCCTTCAACAATCCCCCACCTCAGAAAATAAAAACTGCCTTTGTAATCTATCAGGGCGTTCATCACCCCCTGAACCGCCCCGTGACCACCATCGGACGGCGGCGGGATAACCACCTTGTCCTTGATGACCCACGAATCTCCCGCAGCCATGCGCAAATTCGGGAACGCTTTGGCAGCTACAGCCTCTTTGATGCCGGAAGCACGAGCGGGACGTATGTCAACGGCTACCGAATCACCGAGTGCGTCTTGAAGCCGGGCGATGTGATCAGCCTGGGGGCGGTGCAGTTGGTCTATATTGAAGATGACGCCCCCTCCCAAGCCGACGGCGCCTTTTCCGATACGCAAGTGCGCCCCATGACCCTTCCCCCCAAAAAGGACATTCCCGAAGGCTCATGA
- the selD gene encoding selenide, water dikinase SelD, translating into MTVLPEVRLTALATCAGCAAKLSPGDLAHVLHPLAASFNAVDHPALLVGLSAPDDAAVYQLSEDQAIISTVDFFPPVVDDPYSFGAIAAANALSDIYAMGGEVLFAINLVAFPETLDLAILSEILRGGADRVRAAGAAIAGGHTIKDDEPKYGLAVTGLLHPAQIITKGGAKPGDVLILTKRLGTGVITTALKRDLADPRHVDSAVAGMMTLNRAAARAARAVGVHAMTDITGYSLMGHGREMAALSGVDLLIDFAALPFLPGAEAYAEAGLFPGGAMNNVNFYTQWVTVEAALRDDQRMLLFDPQTSGGLLIALPPERLPAFVGEFTKEGGEYWQIGTVQAGSGRIIVR; encoded by the coding sequence ATGACGGTATTACCCGAAGTCAGACTGACCGCCTTAGCCACCTGTGCCGGCTGCGCGGCGAAACTCTCGCCGGGCGATCTCGCCCATGTGCTGCATCCGCTGGCGGCGTCTTTTAACGCGGTGGATCATCCGGCGCTGTTGGTTGGTCTAAGCGCCCCCGACGATGCTGCCGTGTACCAACTTTCTGAGGATCAGGCGATCATCTCAACGGTGGATTTCTTCCCCCCTGTCGTAGATGATCCCTACAGTTTCGGGGCGATTGCCGCTGCCAACGCCCTCAGCGATATCTATGCGATGGGCGGCGAAGTCCTCTTTGCGATCAATCTTGTCGCCTTTCCCGAAACGCTTGATCTTGCCATCCTCAGTGAGATTCTGCGCGGCGGCGCGGATCGCGTGCGGGCAGCAGGGGCGGCAATCGCTGGCGGGCATACGATCAAGGACGACGAGCCGAAATATGGCTTAGCGGTGACGGGGCTGCTACACCCCGCACAGATCATCACGAAAGGCGGGGCAAAGCCCGGCGATGTCCTCATCCTGACGAAACGGTTAGGGACGGGCGTGATCACAACGGCGCTCAAGCGCGATCTTGCCGATCCGCGTCACGTTGATTCCGCTGTGGCGGGGATGATGACGCTTAACCGAGCAGCGGCGCGGGCGGCGCGGGCAGTAGGCGTTCACGCTATGACCGATATCACGGGCTACAGCCTGATGGGGCATGGGCGGGAGATGGCGGCGCTGAGTGGGGTGGATTTGCTGATCGATTTTGCTGCGCTGCCCTTCCTTCCGGGTGCGGAGGCATATGCCGAGGCGGGCTTGTTCCCCGGCGGGGCAATGAACAATGTAAACTTTTACACCCAGTGGGTGACGGTGGAGGCAGCGCTCCGCGACGATCAACGGATGCTGCTGTTCGATCCGCAAACCTCCGGCGGACTGCTCATCGCCCTTCCGCCAGAGCGCCTTCCGGCGTTCGTGGGCGAATTTACTAAAGAGGGTGGCGAGTATTGGCAAATTGGCACGGTGCAGGCGGGGTCTGGACGGATCATCGTTCGCTAG
- a CDS encoding nitroreductase family protein, with product MPATPAQFHPLVFDRLPLADQHQHSNDFLARMSARRTVRLFSSEPVPFVLIENAIATANTAPSGANQQPWTFVVVGDPDLKRQIRIAAEEEEKESYERRMSQEWLDALAPLGTDWHKPHLEDAPYLIVVFRQAYSMDAEGNKVKHYYTEESVGIAVGMLLCSLHLAGLATLTHTPNPMAFLSALLQRPANERAYVVLPVGYPAADAHVPVIQKKGLKDVMICFGAPAEG from the coding sequence ATGCCCGCTACACCTGCCCAATTTCACCCGCTCGTTTTTGACCGCCTGCCCTTAGCCGACCAACACCAGCACTCCAACGACTTTTTGGCGCGGATGAGCGCCCGCCGCACGGTGCGCTTGTTTTCCAGTGAGCCTGTCCCCTTTGTCCTCATCGAAAACGCCATTGCGACGGCGAACACCGCCCCTTCGGGGGCAAACCAGCAGCCCTGGACATTCGTCGTCGTGGGTGATCCCGACCTCAAACGGCAGATACGGATCGCCGCTGAAGAAGAAGAAAAAGAAAGCTATGAGCGGCGTATGAGCCAAGAATGGCTGGACGCGCTCGCCCCATTGGGGACAGATTGGCACAAGCCGCACCTTGAAGATGCCCCCTACCTGATCGTCGTTTTTCGGCAAGCCTACAGCATGGACGCCGAGGGAAACAAAGTAAAACACTACTACACCGAAGAATCGGTGGGTATTGCCGTCGGGATGCTTCTGTGCAGTTTGCACCTCGCAGGGCTGGCGACGCTGACCCACACCCCAAACCCGATGGCGTTCTTGAGCGCCCTCTTGCAGCGTCCAGCCAACGAACGTGCCTATGTTGTCCTTCCGGTGGGCTACCCCGCCGCCGATGCCCATGTACCGGTGATCCAGAAGAAGGGGTTGAAGGATGTCATGATCTGCTTTGGAGCGCCCGCCGAGGGGTGA